Proteins encoded in a region of the Thermocaproicibacter melissae genome:
- a CDS encoding Nramp family divalent metal transporter, whose amino-acid sequence MANEIGVIDAGLGGVTGSSPLYRPRTKHKKGKVRQLLGFLGPAFVVSVAYIDPGNFATNISGGSKFNYALIWVILFSNLMAIFLQTMSAKLGIATGRNLPELCAQVFPKPVNWFFWIVAEIGAMATDLAEFLGGTLGLNLLFHIPMLYAGLLTGLLTYLICYMEKYGQKLVEIIITALLGVISVSYLFEIFLAKPDWAQVGIHTFVPTLPNGEAVTIAVGMLGATVMPHVIYLHSQLVQCRCRDTTPEGKRHHLKMEKIDISIAMNIAFFVNAAMVIVSAAVFHRNGIVVENMQDAHKSLEPLLGSLSSGAFGIALLASGLSSSAVGTMAGQTIMKGFVNISIPVNIRRLITMLPALIIIAVGINPMDALVLSQVALSFILPIPILQMLSIAKRKDLMGEFANTKRVQFLGTVIAGIVICLNAVLLYLTFTGKA is encoded by the coding sequence ATGGCGAATGAAATTGGAGTGATTGACGCGGGTCTGGGGGGGGTGACAGGTTCTTCCCCGCTTTACAGGCCGCGTACAAAGCATAAAAAAGGCAAAGTCAGGCAGCTCCTCGGATTCCTCGGGCCTGCTTTTGTCGTCAGCGTAGCCTATATAGACCCCGGGAACTTTGCAACCAACATCAGCGGCGGTTCCAAATTCAATTACGCGTTAATCTGGGTCATCCTCTTCAGCAACCTCATGGCAATCTTTCTTCAGACCATGTCGGCAAAGCTCGGAATCGCAACCGGGCGCAACCTGCCCGAGCTATGCGCGCAGGTCTTTCCAAAGCCCGTGAACTGGTTTTTCTGGATTGTTGCGGAAATCGGCGCAATGGCAACCGACCTTGCGGAATTTCTCGGCGGGACGCTCGGCCTAAACCTGCTGTTTCACATTCCGATGCTCTACGCAGGCCTCCTGACCGGTTTGCTGACCTACCTGATTTGCTACATGGAGAAATACGGACAAAAACTGGTTGAAATCATCATCACTGCCCTTCTCGGAGTAATCAGCGTCTCCTATCTGTTTGAGATTTTCCTCGCAAAGCCGGACTGGGCGCAGGTTGGGATTCACACCTTTGTGCCGACGCTGCCAAACGGAGAGGCCGTTACCATCGCGGTCGGGATGCTGGGCGCAACGGTAATGCCACACGTGATTTACCTACATTCCCAGCTTGTTCAGTGCCGGTGCCGCGATACAACGCCGGAGGGAAAGCGGCACCATCTGAAAATGGAGAAAATCGACATCTCCATTGCCATGAACATCGCATTCTTTGTGAACGCGGCGATGGTCATTGTTTCTGCCGCGGTTTTCCACCGCAACGGCATCGTTGTGGAAAATATGCAGGACGCGCATAAATCCTTGGAACCGCTGTTAGGTTCGCTTTCCAGCGGTGCCTTCGGAATCGCTCTTCTCGCCTCGGGCCTTTCGTCTTCCGCTGTGGGCACCATGGCCGGTCAGACCATTATGAAGGGCTTTGTGAACATCAGCATCCCGGTGAACATCAGAAGGCTCATCACCATGCTGCCCGCGCTCATTATCATCGCCGTCGGCATCAATCCCATGGACGCGCTCGTTCTGAGCCAAGTCGCGCTGAGCTTTATTCTTCCGATTCCGATTCTTCAGATGCTTTCGATTGCAAAGCGAAAAGACCTGATGGGCGAGTTTGCGAACACCAAACGAGTTCAGTTCCTCGGCACGGTGATTGCGGGCATTGTCATCTGCCTGAACGCCGTTCTGCTGTACCTTACCTTTACGGGAAAAGCATAA
- a CDS encoding amino acid-binding protein, translating to MFVKQLSVFIENREGRLEQVTEVLASEGINILSLSMADTTEYGLLRMIVSNPQKAKKALTDEGFSAMLTDVIAVKLEDRVGALHKMTHILCSLNLNIEYMYALASSGKRAMIVKASDGNAAVKALTEGGLELFSNEEMCS from the coding sequence ATGTTTGTCAAACAGCTGTCGGTCTTTATTGAAAACCGTGAGGGCAGGCTGGAGCAGGTAACGGAGGTGCTTGCCAGTGAGGGAATCAACATTCTCTCGCTCAGCATGGCAGACACCACGGAGTACGGCTTGCTCCGCATGATTGTTTCCAACCCGCAGAAGGCAAAGAAAGCGCTTACGGACGAAGGCTTTTCGGCCATGCTGACGGACGTCATTGCCGTAAAGCTGGAAGACCGCGTCGGCGCACTGCACAAGATGACCCATATTCTGTGCAGCCTCAACCTGAACATCGAGTATATGTATGCGCTCGCCTCCTCCGGCAAGCGTGCCATGATTGTGAAAGCGTCGGACGGAAACGCCGCCGTTAAGGCACTGACGGAAGGCGGTTTAGAGCTGTTCAGCAACGAAGAAATGTGTAGCTAA
- a CDS encoding phenylacetate--CoA ligase family protein, with the protein MIWNETKECMSRDELTCLQNARLVKLVDRVYHNVEYYRKKMQAVGLEPGDIRGIEDLPKLPFTTKDDLRETYPFGLFAVPLSQITRIHASSGTTGKATVVGYTRHDLDIWSECVARCITMAGLGKNDIIQVAYGYGLFTGGLGAHYGVEKMGATVVPMSTGNTKKLINMMIVFGVTGIMCTPSYLLHIAEVIDEMGVKDKIKLKASINGAEPWTENMRKQIEQKLGIHAHDIYGLSEVMGPGVAADCWLHKGLHIQEDHFLPEIVDRTTLEPLPNGQTGELVISTLTKEGIPLVRYRTKDLTSITHEPCECGRTTARLAKFTGRSDDMLIIRGVNVFPSQIEAALLEMDETTPHYRMIVDRVNNLDTLEIQVEVEERYFSDEIRELEKLSKKIAHVIQQAIGLAVKVKLVEPNSIERSEGKTQRVIDKRKLE; encoded by the coding sequence ATGATCTGGAATGAGACAAAGGAATGTATGAGCCGCGACGAATTGACCTGCCTTCAAAACGCCCGGCTTGTGAAGCTGGTGGATAGGGTCTACCACAACGTGGAGTATTACCGCAAAAAGATGCAGGCGGTCGGCTTGGAGCCGGGCGACATCAGGGGCATCGAGGACCTCCCAAAGCTGCCGTTTACCACAAAGGACGACCTGCGGGAGACCTACCCGTTCGGGCTTTTTGCCGTTCCGCTTTCGCAGATTACCCGCATCCATGCTTCCAGCGGCACCACGGGAAAGGCGACCGTCGTCGGCTACACGCGCCATGACCTCGACATCTGGAGCGAGTGCGTCGCGCGCTGCATCACCATGGCCGGCCTCGGGAAAAACGACATCATCCAAGTCGCCTACGGCTACGGACTGTTCACCGGCGGCCTCGGCGCGCATTACGGCGTTGAGAAAATGGGCGCCACCGTTGTGCCGATGTCCACGGGAAACACAAAAAAGCTCATCAACATGATGATCGTTTTCGGCGTCACGGGCATCATGTGCACCCCGTCGTATCTGCTGCATATCGCGGAAGTTATTGACGAAATGGGCGTAAAGGATAAAATAAAGTTAAAGGCTTCCATCAACGGCGCGGAACCGTGGACGGAAAATATGCGAAAACAAATTGAGCAGAAGCTCGGAATCCATGCTCACGATATCTACGGGCTGAGCGAGGTCATGGGCCCGGGCGTTGCGGCGGACTGCTGGCTGCACAAAGGGCTTCATATTCAGGAGGACCACTTCCTGCCTGAAATCGTGGACCGCACGACGCTGGAGCCGCTTCCGAACGGCCAGACGGGCGAACTTGTCATTTCCACGCTCACCAAGGAAGGAATTCCGCTTGTGCGCTACCGCACGAAGGACCTCACCTCCATCACCCATGAGCCCTGCGAATGTGGCCGCACAACAGCCCGCCTTGCGAAATTCACCGGCAGAAGCGACGATATGCTCATCATCCGCGGCGTGAACGTATTCCCGTCCCAGATTGAGGCGGCGCTCCTTGAAATGGACGAAACGACGCCCCATTACCGCATGATTGTCGACCGCGTAAATAATCTTGACACGCTCGAGATTCAGGTGGAAGTGGAGGAGCGCTATTTCTCCGACGAAATCCGTGAGCTGGAAAAGCTCAGCAAGAAAATTGCGCATGTCATCCAGCAGGCAATCGGCCTTGCCGTGAAGGTTAAGCTGGTGGAACCGAATAGCATTGAACGCAGCGAGGGCAAAACCCAGCGCGTGATTGACAAAAGAAAGCTCGAATGA
- a CDS encoding indolepyruvate oxidoreductase subunit beta yields MKTTKNIMIVGVGGQGTLLTSRILGRLATAAGYDVKLSEVHGMAQRGGSVVTFVRYGEKVAEPIVEVGQADVLIAFERLEALRYLHYLQKDGVVVVNDLRIDPITVVTGAAEYPDDIIGTLRKARRTIAVPATEEAKKLGAPRTFNVVVLGAAARHMGFAKEDWIRVIEATVPPKTVEINKKAFETGYALSV; encoded by the coding sequence ATGAAAACAACAAAGAATATTATGATTGTCGGCGTCGGCGGGCAGGGAACCCTGCTGACAAGCCGTATTCTCGGCAGACTTGCCACAGCGGCGGGCTACGATGTAAAACTTTCGGAAGTGCACGGCATGGCACAGCGCGGCGGAAGCGTCGTCACGTTTGTGCGCTACGGCGAAAAGGTCGCCGAACCGATTGTCGAAGTAGGGCAGGCGGACGTTCTGATTGCGTTTGAGCGCCTGGAAGCTCTGCGCTACCTGCACTATCTGCAAAAAGACGGCGTTGTGGTTGTCAACGATTTGCGCATCGACCCCATTACCGTCGTTACAGGCGCCGCCGAATATCCGGACGACATTATCGGCACGCTTCGGAAGGCTCGCCGCACTATCGCCGTTCCCGCCACGGAGGAAGCAAAAAAGCTCGGCGCTCCGCGCACCTTCAACGTGGTCGTGCTCGGCGCGGCTGCCCGTCACATGGGCTTTGCGAAGGAAGACTGGATTCGCGTAATTGAAGCCACGGTTCCGCCCAAAACGGTGGAAATCAACAAGAAGGCGTTTGAAACAGGCTACGCACTTTCCGTTTGA
- the iorA gene encoding indolepyruvate ferredoxin oxidoreductase subunit alpha, with protein sequence MSETKILLGNEAIARGAYEAGVKVSSAYPGTPSTEVSETLAKYSEVYAEWAPNEKVATEVALGASVAGVRSMCAMKHVGVNVAADPLYTAAYTGVRGGMVLVAADDPGMYSSQNEQDTRMIARAAMLPVIEPSDSAEAKEFMKFAYDFSEKYDTPVILRTTTRLSHSQGPVKLEPRQERPDIPYEKDIAKYVMMPGNAIKRHVVVEERLKRMAEDANTLPINRVEYGDLSVGFITSGIAYQYVKEAMPNASVLKLGLLNPLPRKLIEGFASKVEKLYIFEELEPVIEEQVKSWGITKAVGKELFTRQGEYSANLLRERVLGEKISADAPAKVPARPPILCPGCPHRSVFTALKRLKLHATGDIGCYTLGAVAPLGVIETTVCMGSGISMLHGMEKAKGKDYIRNWVAVIGDSTFMHTGINSLMNMAYNQSTATVVILDNSITAMTGHQDHPATGKTLKGETVPAIDPAAICRAMNIKNVCVVNSLDQAELQEALKRETAREELSVIIARSPCALLKGVKFPNKCVTVQDACRKCGACLQPGCPALTKKADGTIQIDEVMCNGCGLCMQLCRFGAIKMKKAGE encoded by the coding sequence ATGTCTGAAACGAAGATTCTCCTCGGCAATGAGGCGATTGCTCGGGGAGCTTACGAAGCGGGCGTGAAGGTTTCCTCGGCTTACCCGGGAACACCGAGCACGGAGGTAAGCGAAACCCTTGCAAAATACAGCGAGGTCTACGCCGAGTGGGCGCCGAACGAAAAAGTGGCAACGGAGGTCGCTCTCGGCGCGTCGGTTGCGGGTGTCCGCTCCATGTGCGCCATGAAGCATGTCGGTGTGAACGTGGCTGCCGACCCGCTTTACACAGCCGCCTACACGGGGGTGCGCGGCGGCATGGTGCTTGTAGCTGCCGACGACCCGGGCATGTACAGTTCTCAGAATGAGCAGGATACGCGCATGATTGCGCGCGCGGCGATGCTGCCGGTCATTGAGCCTTCGGACAGCGCCGAGGCAAAAGAGTTCATGAAGTTTGCCTATGACTTTAGCGAGAAATACGACACCCCCGTCATTCTGCGCACCACAACGCGCCTTTCCCATTCGCAGGGGCCGGTAAAGCTCGAACCCCGTCAGGAGCGTCCCGACATTCCTTATGAGAAGGACATCGCAAAGTATGTTATGATGCCTGGCAACGCCATTAAGCGCCATGTCGTTGTGGAGGAAAGATTGAAGCGCATGGCGGAAGACGCCAATACGCTTCCCATCAACCGCGTAGAATACGGAGACCTTTCCGTTGGATTCATTACGAGCGGCATCGCGTATCAATATGTAAAAGAGGCTATGCCGAACGCGTCGGTTTTAAAGCTCGGCCTTCTGAATCCGCTGCCGCGGAAATTGATTGAGGGGTTCGCCTCGAAAGTCGAAAAGCTTTACATATTTGAGGAGCTTGAGCCCGTCATTGAGGAGCAGGTAAAGTCCTGGGGCATTACGAAGGCTGTTGGCAAGGAGCTGTTCACCCGTCAGGGCGAGTACAGCGCGAACCTGCTGCGTGAGCGCGTGCTCGGCGAGAAGATTTCCGCCGATGCTCCAGCAAAGGTGCCCGCAAGGCCGCCCATCCTCTGCCCGGGCTGCCCGCACCGCAGCGTTTTCACGGCGCTCAAGCGCCTGAAGCTCCACGCAACAGGCGACATCGGCTGCTACACGCTCGGCGCGGTGGCACCGCTCGGTGTGATTGAAACCACCGTGTGCATGGGCTCCGGCATCAGCATGCTTCACGGAATGGAAAAAGCGAAGGGCAAGGATTATATCCGCAACTGGGTTGCCGTCATCGGCGACTCCACCTTCATGCACACCGGCATCAATTCGCTGATGAACATGGCATACAACCAGTCGACCGCAACCGTTGTAATCCTCGACAACTCCATTACCGCCATGACGGGCCATCAGGACCACCCCGCAACGGGCAAAACGCTCAAAGGCGAGACCGTGCCCGCCATTGACCCCGCGGCGATCTGCCGTGCCATGAACATCAAGAATGTCTGCGTCGTCAATTCGCTCGACCAGGCGGAATTGCAGGAGGCTTTGAAACGTGAAACGGCTCGTGAGGAGCTTTCCGTCATCATTGCCCGCTCCCCGTGCGCACTGTTAAAGGGCGTGAAATTCCCGAATAAGTGCGTTACCGTGCAGGATGCCTGCCGCAAGTGCGGGGCATGCCTGCAGCCGGGGTGCCCTGCTTTGACGAAGAAAGCGGACGGCACCATTCAAATCGATGAAGTGATGTGCAACGGATGCGGCCTGTGCATGCAGCTTTGCCGCTTCGGGGCAATCAAGATGAAGAAGGCGGGCGAGTAA
- a CDS encoding phenylacetate--CoA ligase family protein → MIWAREETLPRAEMEALQLSRLKDTVKRVYEKVPAYRAKMDAAGVTPEQVRTLDDLRRLPFTTKQDLRDNYPFGMFAVPKKQLLRIHASSGTTGKPTVVGYTKNDLDVWRECVARIAVAAGGTSDDIAQICFGYGMFTGALGLHNGLEKVGAAIVPSSTGNTQKQLMYMKDFGTTLLVATPSYAMRIAEVAAEIGLDPKKDLQVRTLVLGSELMTEAMRAELHKVWGEDAKITQNYGMSELMGPGVSGECEELCGMHINEDHFIAEVIDPKTGEVLKPGEKGELVVTCLTKEALPLIRYRTRDITRLMVEPCACGRTTMRMENLSGRTDDMLKIRGVNVFPSQIEEALINIDGIGPNYEIVVDRKGYSDILTIKVEVKAESLMDSYTALENLERSIKEKMRIALGLDVKIQLVSPNTLRRFEGKAKRVIDLRKEGNKNV, encoded by the coding sequence ATGATTTGGGCAAGGGAGGAAACGCTCCCAAGGGCAGAAATGGAAGCGCTGCAGTTATCCCGCCTGAAAGATACGGTGAAACGCGTATATGAAAAAGTGCCGGCTTATCGGGCGAAAATGGACGCCGCGGGCGTTACGCCGGAACAGGTGAGAACGCTGGACGACCTGCGCAGGCTTCCGTTTACCACGAAGCAGGATTTGCGGGACAATTACCCGTTTGGAATGTTTGCGGTGCCGAAGAAGCAGCTCCTTCGCATTCATGCCTCCAGCGGTACCACAGGAAAGCCCACTGTGGTCGGCTATACCAAGAACGATCTCGATGTCTGGCGGGAATGTGTTGCCCGCATCGCCGTGGCGGCGGGCGGAACCTCCGACGACATTGCGCAGATCTGTTTCGGCTACGGAATGTTCACCGGAGCGCTCGGATTACATAACGGACTTGAAAAAGTTGGTGCTGCCATTGTTCCGTCTTCCACGGGCAACACGCAGAAGCAGCTGATGTATATGAAAGATTTCGGCACGACGCTCCTTGTAGCCACACCCTCTTACGCGATGCGTATTGCCGAAGTTGCCGCAGAAATCGGCCTTGACCCCAAAAAGGACCTTCAGGTTCGCACCCTCGTGCTCGGCAGCGAACTGATGACCGAAGCGATGCGGGCTGAGCTGCACAAAGTTTGGGGCGAAGACGCGAAAATCACGCAGAATTACGGCATGAGCGAACTTATGGGGCCGGGCGTTTCCGGCGAATGTGAGGAGCTTTGCGGCATGCATATCAACGAAGACCACTTCATCGCCGAGGTGATTGACCCAAAAACCGGCGAAGTGCTGAAGCCGGGCGAAAAAGGCGAGCTGGTCGTAACATGCCTTACAAAAGAGGCATTGCCGCTCATTCGTTACCGCACAAGGGATATTACCCGCCTCATGGTTGAGCCGTGTGCCTGCGGGCGCACGACGATGCGCATGGAGAATCTCTCCGGCCGCACCGACGATATGCTGAAAATTCGCGGCGTGAACGTGTTCCCAAGCCAGATTGAGGAAGCGCTCATCAACATCGACGGCATCGGCCCGAATTATGAGATTGTGGTGGACCGCAAGGGTTACTCCGACATTCTCACCATTAAGGTGGAGGTCAAGGCGGAAAGCCTGATGGACTCCTACACCGCGTTGGAGAATCTCGAAAGAAGCATCAAGGAGAAAATGCGGATTGCGCTCGGACTTGATGTGAAGATACAGCTTGTTTCGCCGAACACGCTCAGAAGATTTGAAGGCAAGGCAAAACGCGTCATTGATTTGAGAAAGGAAGGGAACAAAAATGTCTGA
- a CDS encoding InlB B-repeat-containing protein yields MKRIKKYIVLLLTIAIYLSGMAVTAFAAPAPDDGTQVVTHEDNNQGNNPADDGQAGQTGQKDNAQTGGNHGLQIEHENDKVPQIWLTFELAGGSGLHNSQVDKGTRINELKTPVRKGYKFAGWIVNGKKVSGSYQMNTDTFLTATWEKEDVSSEAESEVESGIAAEVSSGTESSEIAAAVSEASSETSSAVSSQAPSSTRFSILFYIGILLVVIGAGGLVFLIVRQFRNKGGKGGPKSSGGHRNEGFTDISSYSDGRKIYKHIAPSEEEPTQPVRSATKPAYATGRSGNFDWQKFFDEENF; encoded by the coding sequence ATGAAACGAATTAAAAAGTACATAGTACTTCTTCTTACAATAGCGATTTATCTTTCCGGCATGGCTGTTACGGCATTCGCTGCTCCGGCCCCTGACGACGGCACCCAAGTGGTGACCCACGAAGATAACAACCAAGGTAATAACCCAGCAGATGACGGCCAAGCAGGCCAGACAGGTCAGAAGGATAACGCTCAGACCGGCGGCAATCATGGTCTGCAGATAGAGCACGAGAACGATAAAGTACCTCAGATTTGGCTGACTTTTGAATTGGCCGGCGGTTCCGGACTGCACAACAGTCAGGTTGATAAGGGTACAAGGATTAATGAACTTAAAACACCGGTGCGCAAAGGCTATAAGTTTGCCGGCTGGATCGTCAACGGCAAAAAGGTTTCGGGCTCATACCAAATGAACACCGATACATTCCTCACCGCCACGTGGGAAAAAGAAGATGTTTCTTCCGAAGCTGAGTCGGAAGTGGAATCCGGAATTGCCGCCGAGGTAAGCTCCGGCACAGAAAGCTCGGAGATCGCCGCGGCCGTTTCCGAGGCGTCCTCCGAAACATCTTCTGCGGTTTCCTCTCAGGCTCCTTCCAGCACGCGTTTTTCCATCCTGTTTTATATCGGCATCCTGCTTGTGGTGATTGGCGCAGGAGGCCTTGTGTTCCTCATTGTTCGGCAGTTCCGGAACAAGGGCGGCAAAGGCGGGCCGAAATCTTCCGGCGGCCACCGCAACGAAGGATTTACGGATATCAGCTCATACAGCGATGGGAGAAAGATTTATAAACATATTGCACCGAGCGAGGAAGAACCTACTCAACCGGTAAGGTCTGCGACGAAACCGGCGTATGCGACCGGCAGAAGCGGCAATTTTGACTGGCAGAAATTCTTTGACGAGGAAAACTTCTGA
- the dusB gene encoding tRNA dihydrouridine synthase DusB, translating to MGIKGIKIGTVEIKGKAILAPMAGVGDRAFRETCARFGAACTVSEMVSSKALEFDDKKTLELMELGEEARPAAIQIFGSEPDVMALAARKALEFSPDFIDINMGCPAPKITGPGAGSALMKTPQLCGEIVAAVVAAVPVPVTVKIRAGWDEKSVNAVEVASICEQAGAAAVAVHARTRSQMYEPPADWSIIKAVKEAVKIPVIGNGDVTGAQSAARMLEQTGCDAVMVGRAALGNPWIFQQINAYLDERRIVPPPSLSERMQIMVQHVELMCRYKGEYRAMKEARKHVGWYLKGLRGASEFRRCAGFLESLADLDALVKDVIAAQEETPLSEK from the coding sequence ATGGGAATCAAGGGAATCAAGATTGGAACAGTAGAAATAAAGGGCAAGGCAATTCTTGCCCCCATGGCAGGCGTGGGCGACCGGGCGTTCCGGGAAACGTGCGCGCGGTTCGGCGCAGCCTGCACAGTCAGTGAGATGGTCAGCTCCAAGGCATTGGAGTTCGACGATAAAAAGACACTAGAGCTGATGGAACTGGGGGAGGAGGCGCGCCCGGCGGCAATCCAGATTTTCGGCTCGGAGCCGGATGTCATGGCTTTGGCCGCGCGGAAGGCGCTCGAGTTTTCCCCCGATTTCATCGACATCAACATGGGCTGCCCGGCACCGAAAATCACAGGGCCGGGGGCGGGAAGCGCCCTGATGAAGACGCCGCAGCTTTGCGGGGAGATTGTCGCGGCGGTTGTCGCTGCTGTGCCCGTTCCGGTAACCGTGAAAATACGCGCCGGCTGGGACGAGAAAAGCGTCAATGCCGTGGAGGTCGCTTCGATTTGTGAGCAGGCCGGCGCCGCAGCCGTTGCGGTGCATGCGCGCACCCGCTCCCAGATGTATGAGCCGCCTGCCGACTGGAGCATCATCAAAGCGGTGAAGGAAGCGGTCAAGATTCCGGTCATCGGCAACGGCGATGTAACGGGAGCGCAGTCTGCCGCACGGATGCTGGAACAGACCGGCTGCGATGCCGTGATGGTCGGGCGCGCCGCGCTCGGCAACCCGTGGATATTCCAGCAAATCAACGCCTACCTGGACGAACGCCGCATCGTTCCGCCGCCGTCGCTTTCCGAACGGATGCAGATTATGGTCCAGCACGTGGAGTTGATGTGCCGCTACAAAGGCGAATACCGCGCCATGAAGGAGGCGCGCAAGCATGTGGGATGGTATTTAAAAGGTTTGCGCGGGGCTTCTGAATTCCGCCGCTGCGCCGGCTTTTTGGAAAGCCTTGCGGATTTGGATGCATTGGTCAAGGACGTGATTGCGGCGCAGGAAGAAACTCCGCTCAGCGAAAAATAG